A segment of the Capricornis sumatraensis isolate serow.1 chromosome 8, serow.2, whole genome shotgun sequence genome:
GCGCTCAGCAGGGCCCCCTGAGCACCAGTCCCTTTGTGGGCACCTCACACGGTCAGGAAGGTCTTGTGCTGGCTGAACAGAAACCCGCCTCTGGGTAATTTCCCGCTCTTGGTCCTAATTTTGCCCTATAGGCTCAGGTGGGACAAACCTCCCCATCCTTTCCCAGCTCTCTCCAGAGACCTGAAGACACCACCTCGGCCTGTTCAAACAACTCTAGCTGAAACAGCAGAGTCGTGGTGGTTTGGGTAACCTCTACGCTCCCCAGGGTGCCCCCTGCCCTCACATCACTGCTCTCCAAACACACACGGGCTCTGCTCCACTCTCCCCTCCCACCTGAGGAGTGGCTCTCTTCTCTTTCAGGGGACCAGAGGGCTCTGGACAGGGCCTCACCAGGCGGATGTCATCCTGTGGCCTCAGCAGCTCCACCATGAGGTGCACGTGTTGACTCTGCTCCTGCTTGCCGGGACTCGCGGGCCCATCCCCATTGTCTATCTGGTCCCCGTGGGGCTGCCCTTCCCCGGGGGGCTCCTCCGCTGGCTCTGGGCTGGGCCTGGAGGCATCTCCATCATCCCCTCCATCCTGCAGTCCTAGGACAGCCCCTCGGAGTACTGCAAAGCTCTGCCTGGAAGGGGAGCAGGGGAAAAGTGATACCGTGAtggcccatcccacccctcaggacAGGGGAGTCAACCCCCCAGAACCACCTGGAGGATTTGTTAAATCAGGTGTTGGCCCCCATCCCCAAAGAGTCAGTGGGCCTGGAGAGGAGGCCTGAGAAGATGCATCCCTACCCAGTTGCCAGGTGATGCCACCTCAGTGCTTTGGGAACAACTGCCTTGGCGGCTCTCAAGCCTCGAGCCAACTTTCCCTTCCCATCTGCCTAACTCAATAAATAACTGTGAACTTGGTGAGGCCCCAGGAGTCCTCAGGCCCTGCCATTGGCCAGAACCAGGGCCAGGATAGTGGATGAAGGAGCTTCAACTGACTGGGGGAAGATGGAAGCAAAGGCAGCCAGCTGTGCCCACTAGCAACTCTGTCCCCACATACTAAGTAGTTGGCTTTGGCTGCAAGTCCTCCCAGAGGGCAGTGGCCAAGCCTGGTGGCTGGATGgaggtgtgtgtgtagggagagGCGCTCACCTTCGCTGGAGCCGGCTTCTGCGCTGGGACACCTGGTCCTGCTGAGAAGGCAGCCCCCGGGGCAGAGTGAAGTGGTGGGAAAGGACTCCTCCCCAGGTTCAGggtgctggggttgggggtgcAGGGATCCGCCCCCCTCCCTCGTCACCacccccccggccccgcccacgcAGTGGGGAAAGGAACCAGAAAGGGTGTCAGATCCTTTTCTGTTCCAGTCCACTTTCCACGTGGAGACACTGGCGGAGCCGGGCCCAGGTCCAGGCCGGCAGCCAGAGGTAAGGGAGGGGGAGCGCTGCTGGAGATGCCTGAGGGTTTGGCCCAGGTCTGGGCCCAGAGCAGCGTAGGGCCTCCGCAGGCGCTCGGGGCTCCGGATCTTGCCTTGGTCCGAGTTCCCGGTTGCCTCAAGATCTCCCCCAAGCCGCTCCAGCCTGAGACGTGAAGGCCCCCTCCGCACACCCCTAGGCTTGAGGGGAGGCTGCCCGTGGGCAGCAAGCACTCCTCCAGGCCCAACTGGCAGCCAACTGCGTGGGCAGGACCACAGCCAAGCCAGACTCACCGTGGGCCCCACAGGCGTGGAGTGGCCGCTGGCCGGGGGCGAGCGGCTTACTGTGACCAGGGCCATAGGGCCAGGCCGGGGGCCCCTGGGCCGGTACGGCGCGGCGCCCTCCCTCGTCGCCCCGCGGACAGACGGTCCCTGCCCCTCAGGACCAGGAAGGAGAGTCCGGCGCCACCAGGGCCTGGCACCTCCTCGGGGCGGACCTTAAAGGGCCAGACACCCGTCCAGCCCGGCCTGCGGAGCCGGCACTCAGTGGCCACCGCCCCTCCCTCCGCGTCTCCGCCTCGCCCCCGCCCCTCAAAGCAcgttgggggcggggccggggcggggcgcaGGTGAGGCTCCGGGCCCCAGCGGCGGGAAAAGGCAGCCTACGCAGCGCTCCAGGATTCGGTCCCTCCTCCCAGGAGGCGCCCCAGCCCCAGTCCTCGGCTCCGCCCGGCTGGGTCACCTGAGCTGTGCTCTGGGCCTCAACCATCCTGTTACCCCGTAGAGTTGGAGCCCAGGGAGGCAGAGGTGAGGACCCAGGTCTTGGAGAGGACCAGACACGGTGGGTCTTAAGTGGAGGCACCCCGGACTTATTTCTTTTTGCTGGTTGGTCTTGGCACTTCCACGCGGCTTCAGGGGAtgtcaggctggatttagaacgAACCCACAGGCTCACAAGGGGTCCTCGGGGCCACCTTGGAGGTAGGCTGGGCGGGGCTGAGCAGGTTCAGGGCCGCGGTGGAGGGAGGTGACTTGTCTAATGTCACTGGAGTCAAACCTGCCAGGGTAGGTAGGGGCAGGAACCCAGGCCTGGGCACCACCTCCGAGCCACCTGGAGAACCAGCCTCTGCCCTTTCCAAATTCCAGGAAAGCAGGGTCTCCAGCAGGTGGGACGGGGCTCAGGGGAAGTGATGTTCACGGAGCACCTACCCAGAGGGTGCTTGACAACCTGTCGGCTCATCTTACCCTCCCAGCAGCCCTGAGTGTTGGAGGGGGTCTCATTTAAAGCTGAGGAAACAGGCCAAGGGGGCCACGgtcaggattcaaatccaagtcCTAAGGCCATTACCCACAGTGTCTCACCTTGGTaccccccaccaggctccccgacccccaccccacacTGAGCAGAGCAAGCCTGCTGCTGAGGGTCTCTTTATTTCCATCTCGGTCTCAAGGCCAGCTCCCCTCTCTAGGGCTCCAGGCCCCTGAGCCCAGCAGCTGagtgtttataaataaataaattacaaaagtGGGTGGGGGAGCAGCCCAGACGCCCTCCCGAGGGCAGGGGCTCAGTGCTCAGTGAGTGAGAGCTGCAGGATCCGCTGTAGgtcttcctcctcctgctgcccCCGGCGCTCCCGCTCCTCCTGCTCCCGCGAGGACAGCTCCAGGGCCAGGCGAAGCTGCTCCTCAAAGCTGGAGGGGGCCGGGGTTGGGGGCGTCCTGTGCGGGGAGCCCGGACCCCCGGGCTCTGTGGACATCCTCAGGCTTTCCTGGAGGGCCCTTCCAGGCCAGGCATAAGAGGGGAGAGCAGACCCGTGAGCGCTAAGGCTGGGGAGGGAACCAAGGGCTGGGCCACGGCTGTGGAGGGCGCACATaagggcagggaggctgggacGGGAAGACCGGAGAGAAGAGACATGGCAGGGTCCTGTCTCCCCAGGCTTCATGCCTGCCGCCCTCCCTGGTGGGCAGCCCTGAGGATGGAGCGTGGCCTCAGAGAGGGTGTGGGGTCCTGGGGCCAGCACCTCCCCACTCCCTACTCCCCACCAGCCAAGAGCCCCCAGGGCTGGCAGGACCcgtgagccagggcagggctgagACCTGGCCCTGGTCAGTCCCAGCGAGCTCACCGCTCCAGCTGAAGCTGCTCTTCGTAGGCTGTGGCCTGGGCATGGTGGACACCAGGCCGGGTGTTGGTCAGGGCTTCCCAGACAGTCACCTGCAGCAGCCAGAGCCCCGAGCTGTCACCTCTGCCACCCAGGCCCACGCCCAGGGCCCAGCCCGGCCCACTCCCCACCTGCTCTGCCTCCGTGCCCGCCTCCAGGAGGCTCTGCTGGATGGCAAACTGCAGCAGGTCATCATCCTCATCACGCAGGGGCTCGCTGCGCTCCGCACCCAGCACGCTGTACCCCTCGGGCACCTCGAACACAGCGGGGTCCACCTCACAGGGGAAGGGGCTCCCTGGGCGCAGCAGAGGGGTCGTGCTCAGCCCCCCTCCCTGGCACACAGAGGCGGGCAAACCTCACGGCCCCAGGCCCGCCCTCAGTGGTACCTGAAGTTGCGACAGCAGAGCTGGGCGCCGGCACCCACACCGAGCTCAGGGGCTCATCGCAGCCACATAGGTTGCTGAAGGTGATCCGGGCGTTGAGCACGTGGAAGAGGGGGATCTCTGTGAGGAGACCGGCAGCCTGAGCCAGCCCTGCCGCCACTCccctgggcgggggggtgggggggcggcggcgGTGCTGCCTGGGACCCTCCTGCTGCCCCAACCACCCTCTCACCAATCTTGACTGGGAAGCCAGGTGGAAGGCGCAAGGTGATGAAGTCACGCAGCTTGGCAAAGTGAGCGTTGCTGATGGCCATCAGGTCAATGATGGGCGTCACCTGGTCCCCCAGGGACAGCGGGTGCTCCTCACTCAGCCACAGCGTCGCCTTGAACCTGCCCGGCCAGCCGCAGGATGTGGGTCAAGGACCCTCTGGTGGCCCCTCTGCTGGGGCCCACCTTCTCTGCCTCTGCGCATGCTGTCTGCCGTGCCTGGGGGGCCCTCTCTGCTCAGCGGCCTCTGCCTGCTTACCCTGGGAGCTTATGTCCTTCTGGACCTACAGCCCAGGctgtccccaggccccaggctcagCCTGGCCCATCCTCCTCCTCAGCCCACAGCCAGCACCTCATCCCCGCcctcaccccccacacacacagtttAGGACTGTACCACTAGGGTCACATCCCAGCCCCTGCCTGAGGGAGCCCACGTGAAGCTCCAGGTAGAGTGCAGGGCCCATGGGAAATTCTAGAACTCACAGCTTATCAGGGCCTCCCAGCACCTTGTGAGCGGATGGTCAAATGCGACTGTTCTCATTTTACCGAGGGGGGTCTAGACTCTCAGAGGGGAAGATGATTCCTCAGGCCCCAAAGCCAGGAGGTGTGAGAGCCTCGTGCCTTTCCCCTCTGCCACAAGTTGGCCCCCAGCAGGTACTCATTCAATTGAACGGAaagccatccattcattcaccagGAAGAGTGACCAGGCCTCTAAGCAAAGCCCCAAGCTGGATGCTGAGGACCATGGTAGCCAAAGCCAGACCTCTGCCCCCAGGGAATAGTCTAGAAGGCAGCTGGCTGGGTGAACGGTCCCTCCACTCCAGGGAGCCCCGTGTGTGAGGGGAATCTACAAGGGCTTGGGGGcacacagggaagcctgcaacCAGCCCTCAGACCTCACCTCTGTACTTTGCTGGACATCTCAATGGGGCGGCCGATGTTCCTCGACTCCAGGCTGAAGTTGGGGTCAAAGTATTCATCGGGGGAAATGGCTGTGGGGTTTGTAGGGCTGGGTGCCTGCTGCACAGGAGCCTGCGTGGGCCCCAGGACTAGGCTTAGCGCTCCGGAGAAGctggcctggccctgcccagTGGCCCCTGCCAGCCAGCCCCCAGcacccaccccccagccctggcTCACCCCATTGTGGGAGGAGTGCTGCTGGGCAATGCCAAGGAAGGACTGGAATGGAGTCTTCCCCCCTAAGGAGAAGGGGTGGAGCCCATCAGGGGACCTGGGGCCACTGCCCCCAGACAGCCCACACCCACCTTCCACCCTGGGAGCCTCCTGGGTACTGGGAGGCAGAGTAGATGGGAATGGGGATGCCTCCCAGCTTGGCCCAGACACTCTGGCCCTGATCCCACACAAGGGTGATCCCCCCCATACGGTGTGACTGGGCAGCGGGTAGGCGCACCTGGGTTTACCTTTGATCCTCGCCTTGTCCTGATCAGAGAGGTGCTCCGTGCGTGTGCGTGTCACCAGCTCCACGTTGGTGGCACTGTACACCTGGGGAGCAGGGGGGACACGGGGAGCTGGGGGCTCGGAGCCTGTTTCTCACATTTATCCTCACTAGCACAGGACCCAAGGCCTCTTGTCTCCAGGGACAGGTGAGATCTcgctccctgcagtggaggcgGTGGGGTTTGAACCCCAGGGTGTCACTAATGAGGGGAAACGCTCCTCGTTTCATCTTGGTGATCCAGGTGGGGGTCTGTGCTGTGGGTGATCCCTGTGGGCTCAGCAGGGGCCACACGGGGCTTCTGGAGCCCGGGGACTGCTCAGTCTGTCCCTCCACACGGGGTGGATGTGGAGAAGGGGCAGAGTTCCTGGGCCTTGTCTCCTACCCCAGCCCCTACCACTAGTCTCTCCTGCCTTGGCCTCGTAGCCGCTAACGGTTTCCATCTTCTCAGACCGCCAGCCCCAGATACCACATTTGTTCCTGAAACAGACCAAAGAAGAGCTCATGAGGACTCACACCCCCTCAACTCTGGCCAAAGTCGTCCCTTCCAAAGACCCCCTCCAATTAGCCTTCCCGCCGTGAAACACACAAGAACCTTGAAGAGGCTGCCTGGGCAGCTCGGACAAATGAACAGAGGATTAAGGACAAGGAAGTACTGGGGAATTGTTCCCTTTTGCTAACAGTGTTGGGGCTCAGTTTAAAAACGTCTTTATCTGTtacagtcatgtacagatgcagGTAATGTTGATAAGGCATCTGGGATGtgctttaaaggaaaagaaaaaaggaaacaagtgtGGAAGAGTAGATTCAACAAGATTGGCAAaatgttgggaattccctggtggtccggtggttaggactcagtgcttccactgcagggggcatgggttcgatccctggtcaaggaactaagatctcgcgtgccacagcacagccaaaaaaaaaaaaaaaaaaaagcaaaatgttgaTACATGTTAAAGTTTGAGTGATGAGTACATTATACTAGTCTGTGCTTTACATTTtccacaataaaaatttaaaaatatgtctgaCTCAATAATAGTTGAAGACTTTATAACCCCACCTTCAAGAAGGGAAAGAACGAGTAGACAGATCAACAAGGAAACAGAAGACGTGACCACGCTATAAACTAGACTTGATAGACGCCCTTAGGACACTTCACCCAACAGCAACAGAATACACATCCTCCAGGACAGACTATATGCTCGGCCATGAAAGAAACCTCaacaaaactgaaaggaaagcaattatacaaagtatgttctccaactccaggagttggtggtggacagggaagcctggcgtgctgcggtccatgcggACGCAAAGAGTAgcacccaactgagcaactgaactggcagactgatgttttccagtcacgactgaatgaaattagaattaaaaacagaaaaaaaaattgggaacTCATGAACATGTGAAAAGCAACTCACTCCTGAAGGACCAATGCATCAAATGATAAATCAaaagtaaaatcagaaaatactttgagatgaaTGGAAATGAATACACAACATATCAAAACTTGTGGGACACACTACAGCAATGCTCGCAGGGAGATGTGTATCTGTAACCTAATCTTCCATAGTAAGACACTGGGAAAATAGCAAACTAAACCCAcagcaagcagaaggaaggaaataacaaatatCAGAGTGAAAAATAATGACggataggaaaacaatagagaaaactgattcaaccaaaagctggttctctgaaaagATCAATGGAATtgacaggaaaagagagaagactcaaattacCAGAATCAGAAAGAGAGGGCATTACCACTgacattacagaaataaaaaggattattaattaattaattatcgctcagtcgtgtccaactctttgcaaccccatggactgtagcctatcaggctcctccatcctgggattttccaggcaagagtgctggagtggatagaACAATATGTTGAAAAATTGTACCCCAACAAATTAGATAATTTAGATGAAATGAACAAATCCTAGAGACACctagagctttcctggtggcttagatggtaaagagtctgcctgcagcatGGGAAACctagattcgattcctgggtcaggaagatcccctggagaaggaaacggcaaacctctccagtattcttgcctggaaaaatcccatggacggaggagcctggcagtctacagcccatggggtcctaaagggttggacacgactgagtgacttcactttcactttcagagagacCCAAACTACCAATACTAACCTAAGAAATAGATACTCTAATAGATTTGTAATGAGAAAAGGGATTgaagtagtaaaaataaaaataaacaaaaaaactacCCAGAGTAAAGCCCAGCCCAGACAGTTTCACCAAAGAATCCCACCACACTTTTAAAGAAGAATTGACACCAATTATTCACAAACTTTTACAAAAAAATAGACTAGGAGGTGACATGCCTAACTCATTCTGAGGCATTGCCCAGATACTAAAGCCAGACAAAGATGGTaccaaaaaactataaaacattgtctCTTACGAATATGGACACAAAATACTAGCCAACCAAATCTAGCaatatatgaaaagaattatacaccatgacAAAGCTAAATTTATCCCAGAGATACAGGATTGGTTCAACAtcagactgagggcaggaggagaagggggcgacagaggatgagatggttggatggcatcatcgactcaatggacatgagtttgagcaaactctggagacagtgaaggacaggaaagcctggtgtgttccaatacatggagtcacaaagagtggggcacgactgagtgactaaacgacaacacaaatcaacagaataaaaataaaagtcgtTCGGTCAcatcaatagacacagaaaaagcatttgacaaaccTCAAACCCTTTCGTGacaaaaacactcaacaaactaggaaCAGAAGGGAACTTCCTCCACCTGATAAAGGGAAGCCTACAACTAACCTCATACTAAATGATCAAAGACTGACCTTTCCCCCTAAGCTCAGAAACAAGATAAAGATGTCTGCTCTTGCCACTCCCATTCAACATTCTACTGGTAGTTCCAGACAAgacaattagacaagaaaaagaaataaaagggattgGGGTTGGAAAGGAAGTAGTAAAACTAttaacagatgacatgatcttacatATAAAAAATCATGAGGAATCCACTAAAAACCCTTTAGAACTAAAAAAGTGAGTCTGAcaaggttgcaggatataagATCAGTATACAAAACTCCATTATGTTTTTATAGATTTGCAAGGACCAATTGAAAatgtaattaagaaaataatctatagtagcatcaaaaagataaattagaataaatttatttactctaAGTGCAGAacactctgaaaactacaaaacatcactgaaaaaatattaaagatctaaaatggaaaaataacctATGTCCATGGCAGAAGTCTTAACATTATTAAAATGGCACTATTCTTCAGACTATTTTACAGATTCAACACAAACACTATCCCACCTGACTTCTTTGTAGAAACAGATAAATTGAGTCTGGAATCCATATGAAATTGCAAGGGACCCACCCAGAATACTTAAAAtaattctgagaaagaagaacaaagtcgGAAAACTCGTATGTTCTGATTTcaaaaacttactacaaagcaatGTGTGACTAATAAgatagtgtggtactggcataaagagagTCATAcagatcagtggaatagaattgTGAATATAGAAACAAACCCATTTGTCTCTGGTCAACTGATTTTCCCacaagggtgccaagaccatTTAATGGGAATTAATAGTCTTTTGAACAAAGAGTGAAGGGAGAAGCAGACAGTCACATACACAAGAATGACGCTGAACCCTCACCTCTCAccatatacaaatattaattcaaaatatatcAAAGAGCTAAGTGTGAGAGCTAAAACCAGAAAACTTTCAGAACAAAACATAAGGGAAAATCTTCATGACTTTGGATTGGACAACAAAGTATTGTTAGATATAAAACGAAAAGCACAAGCAACCAAAGGAAAActagataaactggacttcaggaaaattaaaaacttttgtgcttcaaaggacaccctcaagaaagtgaaaagacaacccacagaatgggagaaaatgtttgcaaatcaggTACTTGATAAGGGATTTATATCCAGAATACCTGAAGAACTCTTGTAAGTCAATATTAAAAAGATTACCTGATTTGTAAagtgggcaaaggatctgaatagatacttctccaaagaagatacacaaatggccaacaagcacaggAAAAGTTGCTCAGtatcattagtcattaaggaaatgtaaatcaaaaccacaacgaatAGCACTTCGTACCCGCCAGGATGGTGATAAcccccaaataaagaaataaatgagtgGTAAGTGATGGTGAGGACgtggagaaactgaaaccctCATATACTGCTGACGGGGATGTAAAATGCCACAGCCCCTTCATGAATAGTCCGGCAGCTCTTCAAACAACTGAACATCTGTGTTTAATTAGcacatgacctagcaattccactcctaggtaaatacccaagagaaatgaaaacatacgtccacacaaaaacttgtacactcACGTTTAGGGCAGCACTATTCATAGTCTAATAGTCAACAGTCAAAAGGGGGAAATAATCCTTAGGACCGTCAATGGacgaatgaataaacaaaatgtggggTATTCATACAATGGATCTGGCcgtgaaaaggaatgaagtcatTACATGCTACAGTTTGGATGAGCCTTGAAACCATTATGCTAAGCCAAAGAGGCCAGTGACAAAAGACTGCACATATTGTCTTATTCTATTCATCTGAAGATCCAGAACAGGGAAATTTATGGAGACAGAACGTAGATTAGCTGGGGGCAGGGATGAGGGGATGGGAGTCAATGAAAGGGGACAGGGTTTCTTTTTTGAGGTgacaaaaatgttctaaagttGGATGGTGGTGCTGGTTACAtacctgtgaatatactaaagaccaataaattgtacacttaaaacagGTAAACTGTATGGAATATAAACTTATTATCTCAagaaagctgtttttttctttttttttttttttaagtgtttctgAAGTCTGCTTTGGAACTGGGGTATGTGTTGTTGTGATAGGCTCCTCGCCCACTCACAAAGGACCCTGGCCTAGACACACCTGCACCCCTGAGAAGCCAGCTCTGGTACAAACTGCTGCCCTGGACCACAGCCTCAATCCTTGTCTCATGGGAAAGCATGTGAGGTCAGATGTCAGGAAACTGGGGACACCCTGACCCAGCCTCCTCCCCTGGAGACAGCTGCCAGTACAGACAGGCGTGCAGGGGCTTGAAGGTGTCACAGGTCCCAGACCAGCAGGTGGTCCAGGAGTCACTGGGCCTGCAGTGACCCACCCCGCCCCATCCAAGTGGCCTTTGCCGGTGGCTCAGCCTCCCAGAGGCCTGAACCAGAGCCCTGCCCACAGCGTGGCCAGGGCCCCAACTGACCTCTCGAAGGCCACGTTGCGAGTGTCCAGGTGGGTGGAGACGATGGGAGAGGTGAGGCGACTGGCCACGTGCTCCTCGCTGGGCCGCATGGCGGCCAGCAGCACTTCGGGCTCGTGCAGCGCGAGCCCCAGAGTCTCCGAGTGCACCACCTGCCGGTCGTGGTCGACCTCCATCACCAAGGCTCCGGCCTCTGCGCGCCAGCATGGGGGTGTGAGGGTGACGGATTAGTGTGAGGCCCAGACGGCAGCCGCAGGGCCCACCCCGGGACCCCTCAGCCGCCCGCTGCTGCCAGCTGTGGCCTCAGGCTCcgggtccccccaccccacctccatcaGACAAAGGACGGCACTGTCCTCACAGGAAGGCCCGGGACCCTGGTCTGCCGCAGGCTGGCGGggaccgccccccgccccctgagCTCACCCTGGCCCTTGAAGATGAAGCTCCTCCGGCCACGCTGCCAAGTCATGTGCTCAAAGCCCAGGAGGCTGGTGTCCACCCGCAGGCTCTCACCCCGCTTCCACACACGGTACACATCACTCGGGCACATCTTGGACACCAGGGGCACTGCGGGGGGTTATGGAGGTCACTGGCGCTCTttcccccaggccccaccccaggccccctgGGAGCCAAGAGGTAGGTCCCCACTCACCCCAGCTGGTGAACTCCCACTTCATCTCCACGTAGAAGTCGGGGGCCTGGGAGAGACCAGAGTGGCAGTCAGGGCCCTCCCTGCCTGCAGCAGGGCCAGCCCCCGCAGGGCGCCCAGCCCCTCGGCGGGTCTCGATGTCTCTCTGTGGTCCagctcaccccccaccccagccaaagGCTGCCCAGCAAAGGGTGGGCCACGTGCGGCCTAAACAGGTCCTCAGGCTATCAGCATCTGCAGGCCTGGGGGCCAGGCTCAAGCCCACCATTTGCCTGCTGGGGGGCCTGAGGGCGCTTCTGCCCCCTCTGGGTCCCAGAGTCTTCATCTGAAAAGGGGACACAGTGACTCCCTCTGGGCCTAACCCATGGGGTGGAGGGTACAAGGCAGCGAAGTCTCCCAGCGgggcacccctccccccacccaccgtGTGCTTTGAGAAGGGGGGTCGGGGGTCCAGGCCACATCCGCTAAATTGGATGAAATCCTCCTTCCAGGAAATGTGCGTGAACTGGGAGACCCACCACCTAAAGCTCTGTTGAAATTTCTGGCACATCAGCAGGCTAGTGGTGGGGTTGAATCTGGTCTCTTGGCCTGCAGATGGTTATAGCCTGAGGACTCGCAGACCTATTTGAAGGCCCACCCTTTCCTGGGCAGGgtttggctggggtggggggtgagctGGACCACAGAGACACATCCAGAGGACACATCAGAGAGGAACTTCTACATTGGCAAAGGCTTTCCTCCCCAAGGGCCTGCTCTCAGCCACGGGGGCCGGGATGCCCCTCTTTCCTGTCTGACCCTGGGCTGGGGTCCAGAGGGAGGGACCCCACTGACAGGGGTCAGGAAAGCTTGCTGCACAGGCTAGGTGCCCTTCCACGGCCGGGCCTGGCGGGGTGACCCCGCAGAGTTTGTCATGGCCCCCTCCATGGCACCCCACGCTCCCGGCCCGGGCCACACCCCCACGCCCTGCTGCACCTGGCGGAGTTTGTTGAGCAGTTCCGGAATGCCGGCCAGCCTCTGCATGGCCCTCTGGT
Coding sequences within it:
- the ANKRD13D gene encoding ankyrin repeat domain-containing protein 13D isoform X1 encodes the protein MAGPGPTFPLHRLVWANRHRELEAALHSRQHDIEQEDPRGRTPLELAVSLGNLESVRVLLRHNANVGKESCQGWAVLQEAVSTGDPEMVQLVLQYRDYQRAMQRLAGIPELLNKLRQAPDFYVEMKWEFTSWVPLVSKMCPSDVYRVWKRGESLRVDTSLLGFEHMTWQRGRRSFIFKGQEAGALVMEVDHDRQVVHSETLGLALHEPEVLLAAMRPSEEHVASRLTSPIVSTHLDTRNVAFERNKCGIWGWRSEKMETVSGYEAKVYSATNVELVTRTRTEHLSDQDKARIKGGKTPFQSFLGIAQQHSSHNGAPVQQAPSPTNPTAISPDEYFDPNFSLESRNIGRPIEMSSKVQRFKATLWLSEEHPLSLGDQVTPIIDLMAISNAHFAKLRDFITLRLPPGFPVKIEIPLFHVLNARITFSNLCGCDEPLSSVWVPAPSSAVATSGSPFPCEVDPAVFEVPEGYSVLGAERSEPLRDEDDDLLQFAIQQSLLEAGTEAEQVTVWEALTNTRPGVHHAQATAYEEQLQLERALQESLRMSTEPGGPGSPHRTPPTPAPSSFEEQLRLALELSSREQEERERRGQQEEEDLQRILQLSLTEH
- the ANKRD13D gene encoding ankyrin repeat domain-containing protein 13D isoform X2 encodes the protein MAGPGPTFPLHRLVWANRHRELEAALHSRQHDIEQEDPRGRTPLELAVSLGNLESVRVLLRHNANVGKESCQGWAVLQEAVSTGDPEMVQLVLQYRDYQRAMQRLAGIPELLNKLRQAPDFYVEMKWEFTSWVPLVSKMCPSDVYRVWKRGESLRVDTSLLGFEHMTWQRGRRSFIFKGQEAGALVMEVDHDRQVVHSETLGLALHEPEVLLAAMRPSEEHVASRLTSPIVSTHLDTRNVAFERNKCGIWGWRSEKMETVSGYEAKVYSATNVELVTRTRTEHLSDQDKARIKGGKTPFQSFLGIAQQHSSHNGAPVQQAPSPTNPTAISPDEYFDPNFSLESRNIGRPIEMSSKVQRFKATLWLSEEHPLSLGDQVTPIIDLMAISNAHFAKLRDFITLRLPPGFPVKIEIPLFHVLNARITFSNLCGCDEPLSSVWVPAPSSAVATSGTTEGGPGAVSTTPLLRPGSPFPCEVDPAVFEVPEGYSVLGAERSEPLRDEDDDLLQFAIQQSLLEAGTEAEQVTVWEALTNTRPGVHHAQATAYEEMSTEPGGPGSPHRTPPTPAPSSFEEQLRLALELSSREQEERERRGQQEEEDLQRILQLSLTEH